The genomic interval CGCACTTTGTGGGCATAGTCTAGTCCCGCCTGTCATCCAGGGCGAGGCCTTGCACCTTAGATATGAGAGTTAAAGACTTGCGCAAAATCCTGGTGACAGACGCCACCTTCCCGTCGTTTGACCACGAGAAAGCAGTGGCGGCGCGCCACGGCGCCTCTTTTCACGTGTGCCAATGCAAGGGCGCCGAGGAGGTGGCGGCGGCTGCCCAGGGCGTCGATGTGTTGGTGGTCCAGTTCGCCCAAGTGGGCGCAGACGCCATTGCAAAGCTCAATGATGGCGCCGCGATCGTCCGCTACGGCATCGGCCTCGACAATATCGATCTCAAAGCCGCCCAGGCCCGCGGCGTGCCGGTCGCCTACGTGCCCGACTACGCCACCGGCGAAGTGGCCGATCACACGGCCGCACTCATCTTGGCGGCGAGCCGAAAGATCATCGCGCTCGATCAATCCGTTCGTGCCGGAAGGTGGGATCCGGTCGGCGTCGCGCGGCCGATGAAGGCCTATTCGGAATCGGTTGTTGGTTTTGTCGGCTTTGGGCGGATTGGGCGCGGGGTTTATGCGCGTCTGGCGCCCTTCGGTTTCAAGGCGGTTGCCTATGATCCATTTGCGGACAAGGTTGAGCTTGCCGAACTCGGCGTCGAAGCGGTCGATCTCGACACGGTGTTCAAACGCGCCGATGTGCTGACGCTCCATAGTCCGCTGACCGACGAGACCCGCCACGTGGTCAACGCAAAGCGTCTGGCTTCGATGAAGCGGGACGCCTTTATTGTGAACACAGCGCGCGGCCCCCTGGTTGACCCAATCGCCCTCGCCGACGCCCTCGACCAGGGCCTTATCGCGGGTGCGGCGCTTGATGTGTTCCAAACGGAGCCTCTGGCGCAAGATTCACCGCTCAGAACCTGTCCAAATCTAATCCTCTCGCCGCACGTGGCTTGGTATTCCGCAGGCTCGGCGATCCGCGTTCAGGAGCTGGCGGCTGATGAGATCGAGCGTCACCTGACTGGCCGCGCCGCGCGAAGGCCGGCTTACTAGGAACGCCAGCGATGTCGCGCCGATTTTCGATTGTTCTGATGCTTCTGGTGCTGAGTATGACGTCTTCGGCCGCTTCTTTCGAGACTGAGCAGGACATTGACGAGGCTGCTGTGGAATTCCCTGCGGCGGTCGTCCCTTACTCGGGAATCGCAAGCGCGGAGGCGCGAGCAAACTACATCGAGAACAGGGCTGCTTCTGATCGCGCATTTTCTCCGGCAAGCAGCGTGTCGCTTCGCCAGAGCGTCGATAACGAGTTACTGATCCCTGGGCTCGTGCGGTTGCGGGAAACGTTTGCCGTCGACATCACGCCGCAGCTGATCAACAACGTGCACACCGATGTGGTGACGCCTCAATCTGGCGTCTCCTCGCGCAATCAGCACCGGGTGCTGATCAATCTACATGGTGGGGCCTTCATGTTCGGCGCGCGCCTTGGCGGGCAGATGGAATCCGTGCCGATCGCTAGCCTTGGCCGGTTCAAGATCATCACGATCGACTATCGGATGGCGCCGGAGGCGTCATTTCCGGCGGCGAGCGAGGATGTCGCCTCGGTGTATCAAGCGCTCCTTGAGGACTATCGTCCCGAGAATATCGGGATCTTTGGGTGTTCAGCGGGCGCAATTCTTGGCGCGGAAAGCGTCGCTTGGTTTCAGCGCCATGGCTTGCCGCGGCCCGGCGCTCTGGGCATGTTTGGCGCGGGCGCTGGTTACGGTCGCCTTGGCGACGGCGATGCCATCGGTGCGCTTTGGCAAGGGCGAGCGCCGTCCCGGGCCGGCGTCTTGCCGTACTTCGCCAACGCTGATCTAGCTGATCCCTTAGTGTCGCCCGTTGGCGACGACACCGTGCTGCGCGCGTTTCCGCCTTCGCTTCTAATCAGCGGCACGCGTGATTTTTCGCTCTCGAACGTCGTTCACACCCACGCGCGCCTCGTATCGCTCGGCGGGGATGCTGACCTTCATGTGTGGGAGGGGGCGACACATTGTTCTTTCGCTCAAGGCATCGTCGATCCAAGCGTTCCAGAACATCAACAGGCGTGGCGCGTAATCGTGAATTTCTTTGACCAAAGGCTGGGTGCGCGCCGCAGGTAGCAAGACAACTTTCGAGAGGTTTAGAAAGTCGTGCGCAAGACACGGCGATGAGCAGAATAGGGAGGCCGGCGTGAAGCGACTGAAAGGTAAGACGGCGATTGTAACAGGCGCCGCCCAAGGTATTGGGCGGGCGATCGCGCAGTGCTTCGTCACTGAGGGCGCGCGCGTCGCCTTGGTCGACATCAACACCAAACGCGGGCGCGAAGCCGCCGATGAATTGGCGGCGTCGGGCGCTCAGGTGTGCTTCGTCGAGGTCGATGTCGCCGATCCCGCTTCCGTCAACACCATGGTTGCCGAGGTGGTGAAACAGCTTGGGCCGCCCAACCTGCTCGTGAACAACGCCGGCATCGCCGTCTTCCGCGACCCGCTCGAAACCAGTGTGGAAGATTGGCGTCACTGCTTTGCCGTCGACACCGATGGTGTCTGGCATTGCAGCCGCGCAGTGCTGCCTCACCTCTTGGAACTGGGGAAGGGCGATATCATCAATATCGCTTCGGTGCATGCGTCCCAGATCATCCCGAAATGCTTTCCGTATCCGGTGGCAAAGCATGCGGTCGTAGGTCTGACGCGCGCGCTGGCTATTGAGTATGCCGACCGCAACATTCGCGTGAATGCGATTTCACCGGGCTATATTGGCACCGAGATCGTCGAGAAAATCTTCGCCGATGCCCCCGATCCAGAAAAAATGCGCGCGGAGACCGATGCGCTCCATCCTGTCAAACGCATCGGGCGTCCCGAAGAGATCGGCTGGGCGGCTGTCTTCTTGGCGTCCGACGAAGCGCGATTTTTGACCGCGCAGAACATTGTCATCGATGGCGGCCGCTCTGTCGTATTTCATCAATGAGAAGCTTCGCCGCAACCGTTGCAGCCCTTGAGCGGGCGAATATCCCGGTCGAGGCGGCGTGCGATCAGGGCTGCATGGCGCTGACCACGCACGGTGCGCGCCTCATCGGCCTCAGTCTTAGCGAGCGCGATGAAAACCTACTCTACACCCATCCCCGTCTCGAAGAGACTGAGGTTGTGATCCATCGTCCTGAGGTGCTTGCGGCGGGTATTGGCGGTGACAGGCTCTGGTTTGCGCCCGAGCTTCGCTATCATTGGCGCGGCGCGCCCGATTGGGTCAGTTTTTCCAACAACAGCGTCCCCAAAGAATCCGATCCGGGCGCCTACGTGTTCGTGGACGCTGGCGCCAATGCCCTCAGTGTTGCGGGCGCCGTGAGTTTGCCTACAACCACGGACGCGCCGCCATTGCCCATCCGCGTCGGCCGCACAATCTCCTTTGCGCCGCCGCCGCTCCCACACGGCCACGCCCTCATGCGGCCTGTTGATTATGTCGGCGTACGATCGGATTGGCGGCTCGATATTGAAGAAGGCGCAAAGGTTGGCCGCGTCGACCTCTGGCACATTCTGCAGGCAGAGGTCGATGCCCGCGCGATCGCGCCGGTCAACCCAGGCAGGGGCAAAGATCTACTTCTATATAGCCCGAACCACAGCGACTGGACCGTCCGTGATGATCACGTGCATTGGCGTTTTCGTGGAGCAGCGAACGCTAAGTTAGGCTTGAGCGCAAAGGCCACAACGGGGCGCGCAGGCTTCGTGCGCCGTCTGAGCGATGGCCGCACCTCCCTTATCGTGCGCGATTTTCCCGTGCGGCATGATCGCGAATATGGCGACCATCCTCATGGCGCCCCGCGCAATGACCAGGTGCTGCAGCTGTGGGACGGCTTCGGCTTCGGTGAAGTTGAGTATCACAGCCCGGTGCTCGACGCGGCAGAGGGCGCGCGCAGCCTCGAAGAGAGTGATCACATCTGGGCCTTTGCGAGCTCCGCGACAGCGATCGCCGCGCTTGGGTCCGCTCTGCTCGCCGTCGACATCCATTCCTACGTTACAAAGGAAATGCGGGCATGAGCGCGCTCGAAAGCCAACGCTTCAGAAATCAAGTCGCTATTATTTCCGGCGGCGCGCGCGGGTTGGGCTTGGCGACGGCGAAGCGGCTTGCCGCGGGTGGCGCGCGGCTTGCGCTGTGGGATCTTGATGAAGCTGCACTCGCTGCAGCGTCGGCAGAATTTATGCTGCAAGGCGTCAAAGTTCTTGTCCGCAAGCTCGACGTAACCGATGCCGATGCCGTTGAAGCGGCCGCAAAGGAGGTCGCGGACGCCTTCGGCAGGATCGACATCCTCGTGGCGAGCGCAGGGATTACCGGACCCACGGCCAACGCCTGGGAATACCCGCTGAACAGCTGGCGCGCGGTCATGAACATCAATCTTGATGGCGTCTTCCACTGCTGCAAGGCGGTGGTGCCGCACATGATCGCCAATGGCTACGGACGCATCGTCAATGTGTCCTCGATCGGCGGCAAGGAGGGCAATGCGAAAGCCTCCGCTTACGCGGCCTCGAAGGGCGCCGTGATCGCGTTCACCAAAGCGCTGGGCAAAGAGCTCGCCAAGGAAAACATCCGCGCCAATTGCATCTGTCCAGCCTCAATCGAGACCGAACTTCTAAGGCAAATGGACGACGCGTTCGTGAAGGAGCTCCAAGCGAAGATACCAATGGGCCGTCCCGGACAACCCGAAGAGGTTGCAGCCTTGATGGCGTGGATGTGTTCGGAAGAGTGTTCCTATTGTACCGGCGCGGTGTTTGACTGTTCCGGCGGCAGAGCGACCTATTGATGAATTCGATCCGCGCCAGGGAGACAATAGATCGCGCCAACTTAGGCCCCGCTTGGGCAAAGTCCGAGACGCGTTTTTCGCGCTTGCTCTCGCCTGGCGTGGGCTTTTCCTTCTTCTATCAAGGCAAGGCTCATGGCCCCGAGCTCGATGCGGCATGGAGCGCCGGCGAACACCAGGCAACCGGCGACGGCGACGCCTATGTGTTTGACCATGTGAGCGGCCTGCGCGTCACGAGAACCGTTCGCGCAGTGGGGCCTAGAGCTATCGAGTATCAGCTCACCCTGCAGAATTTGAGCGAACAGCTGCTTGATCCAATCAGCTCCTTTCAACCGCTCAACATCGTATTTGTCGAAGCGGAGCGCACCAGCACGACGGTTCATTCGTTCGGCGGCGGCGCATCGGATGGCTGCTTGCCGCCCAGGGCGTTTGCATTGCGCAAGCAGGTGCTGACGCCGTCCATGGTCGAACACGGCATGGTCGAACTGGGTGCTGAGGGCGGGCGATCCTCGGGCAAGGATATGCCGTTCTTCTTCGTGCACAAGGACGATCTCCACGAAGGGCTCTTCGCCGCCCTCGGATGGTCGGGACAATGGGGTGCCGTGGTGCGCGCAAACCCTATGCAGCAGACGCTCAACATTCGTGGCAAGATTGCGGATCTCAATCTGTCGCTTGAAGCCGGTGAGGAGATTGTAGGTCCCACGATATTGCTGGGCTTTTATCAGGGCGAACTCAGCGAGGGATCAAACCAATTGCGGCGCTTGATCCGCGAACACTACGCGCCGCGCCTTAGCGATGCGGAGTACACGCCGATCGCCACCTACGACACGTTCTTTGGCTTGGGCGGGTCATTCGATGAAGAGCTGCTGACACGGGTTGCCGATGAGGCGGCGGCGCTCGGTCAGGAATGTTTTCTGCTCGATGCGGGCTGGTACAAGGGTGACGATTGGTTCGTAAGCCTGGGTAACTGGGACGTAAACGAGAAGAGATTTCCCAGCGGCCTTCGCGCCTTCGCCGATCACGTGCGCAACAAGGGCATGAAGTTTGGCTTGTGGTTCGAGCCAGAGCGCGTCGCGGAGGGCTCAGCCCTTGCCAGCGTGCATCCTGAGTGGGTGCTTTGGGACTATGGGCGCGGCAATGGCGAGGATGGCCGCCCGCCTTGGTTTGGGCACGTGCCTTGGACGGAAGACTTTCGCACGTCGCTCCCAGAGAGCTGGTTTTCGACGCGCTTTGGTCTCCTCAATTTCGCGCGCAGCGACGTGCAAGATTACGTTGTCGAACTCATCTCACGCTACATCCGAGACTTCGGCGTTGGCTACATTCGCTACGATTGCAATCTGGACCCGCTGCCTTATTGGAACGCTACTGACGAGCCGGGTCGGCGCGGCATCACGCAGCTCAAATACATCCAAGGTTTCTACGCCGCGTTCGATCTCCTGCGCACACTCCATCCGGACGTGATTCTCGAAGGATGTTCAAGCGGAGGGCGGCGCATTGATTTGGAGACCGTGCGGCGCTTTCACACCATGTGGATCAGCGATTGCACAGTGGATTCCGCGATCGTCCGTTTCCATCTGTTTGGGCTGAGCCACCTCTTGCCGGGCAGCTACAATTACGTGGCTTACGCGCCGCCTGTGCAGCATCCGGTCGAGACGGATAGGATCAGCACCCAACACATGTTCGCCGGCGCGATTGGTACGGGCGGGCGGCTCGACCTCTGGCCGCCGGCCATGAGAGCCAACGCCATGCGCGACTTTGACGTGTGGAAGCGCCTTAGGCTCTATCTCATGGAGGATTACTACGCGCTCACGGACCAGCCGGGTGATCTCAACAGCTGGAGCGCTTGGCAATTTCACGACCCAGACGATCAATCGGGATTTGTGCAAACATTCAGAGGAGTTGACGCAAAAGAAAATCGCCACTTCAATTTGCGCGGTCTCGACGCGCACGCTCGCTACCGTTTCGTCGACGCCTTCAGCGGCGATACTTTCGAAACCACGGGCGCGGACGCGCTCGAAGCGGGCATCGAAACCAGACAAGCGCAGAACGCGTCTCGTGTCTTTCAGTACTCGCGAACGGCCGGACCGGCATCGCCATGACGGCGGCGATAAACATCAAAGGAGCGTGGCTGCCCGGGGATGGGCGCCTCCAGCATGCATTCGGTGCGGGCCCGGGTTTCTCATTCAAGCTCGATGGCGTTCGCCTGAGTGCGGAGTTCGGCGAGGACTGGACGATCACGCGCAGGGGCGGCGGCGCGAACGGGCGGGTTGAGATGAGACACAAGAGGGGCCTCACCGTCACGCGGGAGGTCCGCACGTTCGGCGCGAGTGGCGCTTTTTGAGCACACAACAACATTCAAGAACACCGGAGCGGAACTGGCGCCGGTCAGCATGGGCGAAGCGATCATGCCGCCCAAGGCGCTCACGATTGCGCGGCATGCGTTCTCAGAGATTTTCGACTACACTGCCTCTGTTGATCTCACCACCGAGGGCGGGCGGGCGTCGAACCGAGATCTGCCGTTCTTCTTCCTGCACAACGCTCCACTTGAGGAGGGGTTCTTCTTCGGCTTTGGCTGGTCGGGTCAGTGGGAGGCGGCAGTTGTTCGAGACCCGCGCGCCGTCAAGCGCACGCAGGCGGTCGCCTATGCGATCTACACGCGTGCGATCAATCTCGAAGACATCTTTGGAGCTTGAGGATGGAAATCGCGAAGCTGTTTGATGTTTTCTTGGCCTTTGTTTTGGTCGCGTGCTCCACCGAAGCCCGTGAGGGGCTTCTAGCTGTTTTGAGGTTAGGCGTGGGCCCCACCCACGGGTTGGCATTCAAGCCATCGAGCCTCAAAATCGACCGGCTGCAATGCGTCCCTATTCTATCTGAGATATCAGTTATGCATTTTCGGGGTTGTACAACCTGGACTTGAGGGAGTTAGTCTACTCGCCTCGCCACCATCTCACGTGGTCAGGCTATGGTCGCGGGAGAGGGCGTTGGGGTCCGGATCCAAACTCGATTGGTGGTTTTCCGACCAGTGCGCCCGCGCTCGGATCCTGGAGGATCTCGCCGATCTGCTGGAGGTAGAGTTTCAACGCCTTGGCTTTCGCTATTTCGCGCTCGTCTCGCACGTCAATCCCGCTGCGCCGCCAAAGGGCGCAGTAATGCTGCACAATTACCCAAAGCCTTGGATCATCCGCTTTGCCTCAAGCAAATATTGGCGCCGCGACGCCGTCTATCTGTTTGCACGCGAAACCGCGCAGCCGTTCCTCTGGACCGACCCGAAGTTCTTGAAATCCATTGACCCGGATCAGCGGCTCATTCTGGAGGAGGCGGCTCAACACGGATTGAAGTATGGCGTGACCATTCCGCTGCATGGCCCAAACCGCTTTTCGGCCTCATGCTCTCTAGTCTCCGAATATGACGATATCGACTTCGATCGCGTCCAACGTGCCGGCGCATTAGCCGCATGCGCATACGAGGCCGGCCGAAGAATACAGGGGCCGATGGAGGATCTCCGCCCAATGATCAAGCTGGCGAGACGAGAGCGGCAGTGCCTCGTGTGGGTCGCCCGTGGCAAAGACGACGAGGCCATCGCTATCATCCTCGGCATTTCATCTGAAACCGTGAACGGCTACATCGAGGGCGCCAAACGCAAACTCAACGCGGTCAAGCGGACGCAAGCGGTCGCCTACGCGATCTATACGGGGGCGATCAACCTGGAAGACATCTTTGGCGCATGATGCCTCAACGCATGAAACATGTTCGCGCCTTAAGTCTCCGCAAAAAATCGCCCATTGCGCGTGTGACACGCGCATCACTCACATCGAACGAGAAATAGATACACCCGCGCCCCTGCTTTCCCGCCGCTCGACTGCGCCGCAACGCTCGGCTTTTCTGCGAGTGTGCACTCGCCGTCACGGCGCTTGTGCGACGGCGAATGGGATATGCGCGCGATTGTCATCATTGCGATATCGATCGGCGTATGCGTGCTTGGCGCGAGTCTGGCAACGCAGTTCATCGCAGACGCCTTCAACGCTCAGCCCGCGCTAGGCGCGCCGCTGTTTTCGCTCAACGGGGTGAAGGTCTACGCCCCCTGGTCGGTGTTCAGCTGGACTGAGCGTTGGAGCGACAACTTCCCCAAGCCGTTTGCGATCGCGCGGCTGATTGTGCTCCTTGGGTTCATAGCTGGCGTCGTGATCGCCGCGCTCGCGTTCAATGTAAAGCGCTCGCTCCCCACCTTTGGCGAACAGGCCTGGGCCAAGTTCGCGGATCTCGAAGATGCTGATCTATTCGATCAGACCGGTTGTGTGCTTGGAAAATTCGAAGGCGAGATCCTGGCCTACAACGGACCGGGCCATCAATTGCTCATTGGCGCCTCCCGCTCGGGAAAGGGGCGCGGCCACATCGTGCCGACACTATTCGCGTGGGATGGATCCGCGGTCGTGCTCGACATCAAGGGCGAGCTTGACCGCGGCGACCCGCGGCATGGGTTTCCGGGCACTTCGGGATTCCGCGCCACTTTTGGCCACGTCATACGCTTCTCGCCGACCGATCCCGCTTCCGCCTACTTCAATCCTCTGTTCGAAGTCCGCCCGGGTTCCAACGAAGTCCGTGACGTACAAAACATTGTCGACATCATTGTCGATAGCCGTGGCGAGGCGCGTGGCGCGGAAGCGTTCTGGAACGAAACCGCCAAGGCCATTCTGACTGGCTCAATACTTGACACGCTCTATTCAGAGCCGCCCGAACGAAAGACGTTCGCGGTGGTTCGAGAGAAGCTCCGCGACCTCGATCGCACGGCCGAGCTGATGCGCACGACTCTGCATCGGCGCAATCCGAAGACGAACGAGCTGGAGGTGCATCCCGAGGTGCGCCACGCCGCGGAATCTTACCTCGCCGGTGAGGAGCGATTGAGGTCGAGCATCAAGGCGACGGCGGAATCGTTCTTCGGGCTCTTCGCCGATCCATTGGTGGCGGAAAAGACGTCACGTTCCGATTTCCGCATTGGCGATCTCATGTGTGACGAGAAGCCGGTCACGCTTTATCTGCAGCCTCCGCCAGGCGATGCGCCGCGCCTTATGCTGCTCATGCGCCTGATGATCTCGCAAATCGCGCGTTCGCTTATGGAGCATCAGACGGAAGACAGTGCGGGCCGGCCGAAGAAGCATCGGCTGCTGCTGATGTTGGATGAATTCCCGCAACTCGGGCGCATCGATTTCTTTGAAAAAATGATGAGCGCCATGGCAAGCTATGGCTTCAAGGTGTCGATTGCATGCCAATCGCTCAATCACATCACGCGCGCTTATGGGCGTGAGAATGTCATCATCGACAATTGTCATTTGGTGACGGCGTTTTCCGCGGCGGATCCCGAGACCGCGGAGCGCATTGCCAAGATGACTGGTGAAGTCTGGGAAGTCCGTCCGGTGCGCACCGAACAGCGTCCACGCTCGCTGTTCGGTCCTCATAAGGGCACGATGACCTATCGTGAGGAGCGCCGACCGTTATTGCTCCCGGCCGACGTGCGCAAATTGCCGCGCGATGAGCAGCTCATTTTCGTCGCGGGCGCAAAACCCATCCGCGCGAAGAAGTTGCGTTTCGACACCGAGCCGTTGTTCGCCAAACGCATGCGCCCAGCGGCTTCAGGCACGCCGACCCTGACCGTGACGCATGATTGGGAGAACGTCGCTCCAATCGGACGCCTGCCGACCGCACGGAAGCCTGCGACCGGTGGTCAGGCCGAAAAGGGCGCTCGTGCGCGCCCCGCGAAGCCGGCCGCGCCGACGCAGCCTGAACTCTTCATCACTGAACCGGCGGCAGGCGGCCAACCGCGTGCGCCGAAGATTTCCGAGATCGCACTCAGCGGCTTTCGTGCCCCAGACAGGCAAACGCCGTCGCCGGTTGAACCTGCCGTGACGACCGAGATCACGCCTGCACAAGCGGTCCATGCGCCGCCGCAGCGTCGGCTTCGTGCGGAGGGCCTCTAGATGTCGCTGGTGCCGATGAAGACCTATCTTGAGCCTGACCTGGCGCAATCTGTTTCGCGGATGGCGGCGAGCCAGAGCCGGTCGGAATCAGCCATCATCGCCGACTTCATCCGTGCGCGCGTCGCGTCGGGTTCGGACGAGGCGATCAAGGCTGAGAACGCAACAAACAAGCGCCAGCTCAATCGCATTGAGGCGCGGCTGGATAAACTGATCTGGGAGCAAACGCAGTTCAAGGCAGCTTTGCTGCTGTTTGTGCATGTGTGGCTGAAACACAATCCACCGCTCGACGCCGATCTAGAAGAGAGCGCGACGTTGAGCGCCGAAGCACGCTTCGCACGGTTCATCGACGCATTGGCCAACGAGCTGGCCGCAACCGGCGGTGGCGATGATCTGGGCCAGCGGTTGAGCGAGATTGCACTCAACCATGCCGGACAGGACGCGGAGATGGCGCCGTGAGCGGCGCGCGTACCATCGGCCTTGAGCGGCGCCGCTCGGCGCTCGCCCGCGCGCTGGGTCCAGCGATCGCGGATGCGTTGGCTGCTCCCG from Terricaulis silvestris carries:
- a CDS encoding SDR family oxidoreductase, whose product is MKRLKGKTAIVTGAAQGIGRAIAQCFVTEGARVALVDINTKRGREAADELAASGAQVCFVEVDVADPASVNTMVAEVVKQLGPPNLLVNNAGIAVFRDPLETSVEDWRHCFAVDTDGVWHCSRAVLPHLLELGKGDIINIASVHASQIIPKCFPYPVAKHAVVGLTRALAIEYADRNIRVNAISPGYIGTEIVEKIFADAPDPEKMRAETDALHPVKRIGRPEEIGWAAVFLASDEARFLTAQNIVIDGGRSVVFHQ
- a CDS encoding type IV secretory system conjugative DNA transfer family protein produces the protein MRAIVIIAISIGVCVLGASLATQFIADAFNAQPALGAPLFSLNGVKVYAPWSVFSWTERWSDNFPKPFAIARLIVLLGFIAGVVIAALAFNVKRSLPTFGEQAWAKFADLEDADLFDQTGCVLGKFEGEILAYNGPGHQLLIGASRSGKGRGHIVPTLFAWDGSAVVLDIKGELDRGDPRHGFPGTSGFRATFGHVIRFSPTDPASAYFNPLFEVRPGSNEVRDVQNIVDIIVDSRGEARGAEAFWNETAKAILTGSILDTLYSEPPERKTFAVVREKLRDLDRTAELMRTTLHRRNPKTNELEVHPEVRHAAESYLAGEERLRSSIKATAESFFGLFADPLVAEKTSRSDFRIGDLMCDEKPVTLYLQPPPGDAPRLMLLMRLMISQIARSLMEHQTEDSAGRPKKHRLLLMLDEFPQLGRIDFFEKMMSAMASYGFKVSIACQSLNHITRAYGRENVIIDNCHLVTAFSAADPETAERIAKMTGEVWEVRPVRTEQRPRSLFGPHKGTMTYREERRPLLLPADVRKLPRDEQLIFVAGAKPIRAKKLRFDTEPLFAKRMRPAASGTPTLTVTHDWENVAPIGRLPTARKPATGGQAEKGARARPAKPAAPTQPELFITEPAAGGQPRAPKISEIALSGFRAPDRQTPSPVEPAVTTEITPAQAVHAPPQRRLRAEGL
- a CDS encoding autoinducer binding domain-containing protein produces the protein MGSGSKLDWWFSDQCARARILEDLADLLEVEFQRLGFRYFALVSHVNPAAPPKGAVMLHNYPKPWIIRFASSKYWRRDAVYLFARETAQPFLWTDPKFLKSIDPDQRLILEEAAQHGLKYGVTIPLHGPNRFSASCSLVSEYDDIDFDRVQRAGALAACAYEAGRRIQGPMEDLRPMIKLARRERQCLVWVARGKDDEAIAIILGISSETVNGYIEGAKRKLNAVKRTQAVAYAIYTGAINLEDIFGA
- a CDS encoding SDR family NAD(P)-dependent oxidoreductase, which gives rise to MSALESQRFRNQVAIISGGARGLGLATAKRLAAGGARLALWDLDEAALAAASAEFMLQGVKVLVRKLDVTDADAVEAAAKEVADAFGRIDILVASAGITGPTANAWEYPLNSWRAVMNINLDGVFHCCKAVVPHMIANGYGRIVNVSSIGGKEGNAKASAYAASKGAVIAFTKALGKELAKENIRANCICPASIETELLRQMDDAFVKELQAKIPMGRPGQPEEVAALMAWMCSEECSYCTGAVFDCSGGRATY
- a CDS encoding alpha-galactosidase codes for the protein MNSIRARETIDRANLGPAWAKSETRFSRLLSPGVGFSFFYQGKAHGPELDAAWSAGEHQATGDGDAYVFDHVSGLRVTRTVRAVGPRAIEYQLTLQNLSEQLLDPISSFQPLNIVFVEAERTSTTVHSFGGGASDGCLPPRAFALRKQVLTPSMVEHGMVELGAEGGRSSGKDMPFFFVHKDDLHEGLFAALGWSGQWGAVVRANPMQQTLNIRGKIADLNLSLEAGEEIVGPTILLGFYQGELSEGSNQLRRLIREHYAPRLSDAEYTPIATYDTFFGLGGSFDEELLTRVADEAAALGQECFLLDAGWYKGDDWFVSLGNWDVNEKRFPSGLRAFADHVRNKGMKFGLWFEPERVAEGSALASVHPEWVLWDYGRGNGEDGRPPWFGHVPWTEDFRTSLPESWFSTRFGLLNFARSDVQDYVVELISRYIRDFGVGYIRYDCNLDPLPYWNATDEPGRRGITQLKYIQGFYAAFDLLRTLHPDVILEGCSSGGRRIDLETVRRFHTMWISDCTVDSAIVRFHLFGLSHLLPGSYNYVAYAPPVQHPVETDRISTQHMFAGAIGTGGRLDLWPPAMRANAMRDFDVWKRLRLYLMEDYYALTDQPGDLNSWSAWQFHDPDDQSGFVQTFRGVDAKENRHFNLRGLDAHARYRFVDAFSGDTFETTGADALEAGIETRQAQNASRVFQYSRTAGPASP
- a CDS encoding alpha/beta hydrolase fold domain-containing protein encodes the protein MSRRFSIVLMLLVLSMTSSAASFETEQDIDEAAVEFPAAVVPYSGIASAEARANYIENRAASDRAFSPASSVSLRQSVDNELLIPGLVRLRETFAVDITPQLINNVHTDVVTPQSGVSSRNQHRVLINLHGGAFMFGARLGGQMESVPIASLGRFKIITIDYRMAPEASFPAASEDVASVYQALLEDYRPENIGIFGCSAGAILGAESVAWFQRHGLPRPGALGMFGAGAGYGRLGDGDAIGALWQGRAPSRAGVLPYFANADLADPLVSPVGDDTVLRAFPPSLLISGTRDFSLSNVVHTHARLVSLGGDADLHVWEGATHCSFAQGIVDPSVPEHQQAWRVIVNFFDQRLGARRR
- a CDS encoding C-terminal binding protein; protein product: MRVKDLRKILVTDATFPSFDHEKAVAARHGASFHVCQCKGAEEVAAAAQGVDVLVVQFAQVGADAIAKLNDGAAIVRYGIGLDNIDLKAAQARGVPVAYVPDYATGEVADHTAALILAASRKIIALDQSVRAGRWDPVGVARPMKAYSESVVGFVGFGRIGRGVYARLAPFGFKAVAYDPFADKVELAELGVEAVDLDTVFKRADVLTLHSPLTDETRHVVNAKRLASMKRDAFIVNTARGPLVDPIALADALDQGLIAGAALDVFQTEPLAQDSPLRTCPNLILSPHVAWYSAGSAIRVQELAADEIERHLTGRAARRPAY